A genomic stretch from Candidatus Aegiribacteria sp. includes:
- the rplI gene encoding 50S ribosomal protein L9, producing MKVLLIKSVEDLGLGGDVVDVADGYARNYLFPRNFAVKATPAAVKSTEIYRTKALKEQVRISEESRQFADKLKDFVVEITAAADDTGHLYGSVSERNICEIINESGFDIDVEQVLLDEHFKKTGEYSVSIKIYGDIRTDVLVRILPEENK from the coding sequence ATGAAAGTACTACTTATAAAGAGTGTGGAAGACCTCGGCCTGGGGGGGGATGTTGTGGATGTAGCCGATGGATACGCCAGGAATTACCTTTTCCCTCGAAATTTCGCGGTAAAAGCAACTCCCGCTGCCGTTAAATCGACCGAAATCTACAGGACAAAAGCCTTGAAGGAACAGGTCAGAATATCCGAAGAATCCAGGCAGTTCGCGGATAAACTCAAGGATTTTGTTGTCGAGATTACAGCCGCTGCGGATGACACCGGACATCTTTACGGAAGTGTCAGTGAAAGAAACATCTGCGAGATTATCAACGAATCCGGCTTCGATATAGATGTTGAACAGGTACTTCTCGATGAGCACTTTAAAAAAACGGGAGAGTATTCTGTCTCCATTAAAATTTACGGAGACAT